GGCTAAGGATGCAGAAATTACGGTTTCTCCCCGCTAGGCACATCTGTTTCCGTAAGGGTAGGAGCGATCGCTCCTGGCTCAGCGGATCATCTTTTTCGAGACGACTGATTTATTCCTAAGTTGAGATTGGAGTCTAGCTCATGCAGGATCTCTTGAAGTATTTGTCTACCGCGCCGGTTTTGGCAGCAGCCTGGATGCTGGTCACGGCTGGTATCTTGATTGAATTCAACCGGTTCTACCCAGACCTGTTGTTTACACCGTTCTAACCCTGTCAACCAGGCCCAAACGGTTTGCCAGACTTAGGGTTAACACCCTAGATGCTTGCTCACGTACAAAAAAACCGCCAACTTGGCGGTTTTTTTGTGTCTTCACTTCATGCCTAAAACTGGCTTAATACAGCCCCAACCAAGCCAAAAGACCTTGGCCCGTCGTGTACTCAATTACCAAGGTCAGGACAAATCCAATCATGGCAGCCCGTCCGTTCAAGCGGTCGGAATAGTCGTTGAACCCAAATTTCGGCTCTGTCAACTTGGGAGTCACAGAAGGTTGAGGGTTAGTCATTAGCAGCACAACCGTTTACAAAACGTTACAGTATTTCTCCATTGTGGAGAACCCTGGCGCGATCGTCAAGGGAGGTTTAGGAATCGGAGACCGTCTTCAGGTAGGCAGCGATCGCTTCTGTTGCCACCTCCGTCATGGGGCGTCCCTGCTGTTCCGCCGCTGTTTTGAGCTGGGCGTAGATCTCATCCCCCACACCAATCCGATAGCGAGAGCGGTTGGGCGATCGCGATGATTTGGGCTGATAGGTAGCGCTAAACTGCCGCAGCGCCTCAAAGCCAACCCGATGGCAAAAGTCACCAAAGCTTTCCCCTATCTGGCGCTGTTGCTTGAACTGGGCGAACAACGGTTCTAGGGTTTTCTCTAGGTCAGCGATCGCCATGCGATCCATATAGGGTT
This genomic interval from Candidatus Obscuribacterales bacterium contains the following:
- the psaJ gene encoding photosystem I reaction center subunit IX, with the translated sequence MQDLLKYLSTAPVLAAAWMLVTAGILIEFNRFYPDLLFTPF